One Deinococcus grandis DNA window includes the following coding sequences:
- a CDS encoding LacI family DNA-binding transcriptional regulator — translation MMEAVTLAQVAREAGVSPSTVSRILNGTANVTPEKRARVESVITRLNYRPNPQAQALAGGRSLTIGVITPTLNSTFYGEALAGIEAALNDTPYHPIVISGQWRTEREQEALDLLLARRVDAVIMMGGILDDQILTHVARRVPLIAVGRDVRGLDHSCIVLDNTKAMQQVARHLLALGHRQFAYISGAERQQDAMERRVAFLDCLDAHGVSIPPELIQMGRYTEEGGLEAAEAILNTGLPFTALVCANDQMALGARLALYRRGVSVPGDVSLTGFDDVFTSSLMTPPLTTVRQAIYDIGLTAAREALNLLDGQPVVRQVFEPELIIRESTAPPASPRPAGRVRRGVTAMSTPDG, via the coding sequence TGGAAGCAGTCACCCTGGCGCAGGTGGCGCGGGAGGCGGGCGTGTCGCCCAGCACCGTGTCACGCATTCTGAACGGCACGGCCAACGTGACGCCAGAAAAACGCGCCCGTGTCGAATCCGTCATCACCCGCCTGAACTACCGCCCCAACCCGCAGGCGCAGGCCCTGGCCGGCGGGCGCAGCCTGACCATCGGCGTGATCACCCCCACCCTGAACTCCACCTTCTACGGCGAGGCGCTGGCCGGGATCGAGGCGGCCCTGAACGACACGCCGTACCACCCGATCGTGATCAGCGGCCAGTGGCGCACCGAGCGTGAGCAGGAGGCGCTGGACCTGCTGCTGGCCCGCCGGGTGGACGCCGTGATCATGATGGGCGGCATCCTCGACGACCAGATCCTGACGCACGTGGCGCGGCGCGTGCCGCTGATCGCGGTGGGGCGCGACGTGCGCGGCCTGGATCACAGCTGCATCGTGCTGGACAACACCAAGGCCATGCAGCAGGTCGCCCGGCACCTGCTCGCGCTGGGGCACCGCCAGTTCGCGTACATCAGCGGCGCCGAGCGGCAGCAGGACGCCATGGAACGCCGCGTGGCCTTCCTGGACTGCCTGGACGCGCACGGCGTGAGCATCCCGCCCGAACTGATCCAGATGGGCCGCTACACCGAGGAAGGTGGCCTGGAGGCCGCCGAGGCGATCCTGAACACGGGGCTGCCGTTCACGGCGCTGGTGTGCGCCAACGACCAGATGGCGCTGGGCGCGCGCCTGGCGCTGTACCGCCGCGGTGTGAGTGTCCCCGGGGACGTGTCCCTGACGGGCTTCGACGACGTGTTCACCTCGTCGCTGATGACGCCGCCGCTGACGACCGTGCGGCAGGCGATCTACGACATCGGCCTGACGGCGGCCCGCGAGGCGCTGAACCTGCTCGACGGTCAGCCGGTCGTCCGGCAGGTCTTCGAGCCTGAACTGATCATCCGTGAATCCACGGCTCCCCCGGCGTCCCCGCGTCCGGCGGGCCGCGTCCGGCGGGGGGTGACGGCCATGAGCACCCCGGATGGCTGA